Within the Gammaproteobacteria bacterium genome, the region CGCCCGTGGTCACCACTTCGTCGCCCTTGGCCAGCGCGGCGACCATCTTCTTGTGCTCCTTCGCGCGCTTCATCTGCGGCCGCAGGAGCAGGAAATAGAAAATGACGAATATGAGGATGAGCGGGATGAGGCTGGCGAATCCGGACTGCGCGGGCGCGCCTCCCCCGGCTTGGGCCCATGCGTCGCTGATGAAGAAATCCATGATCACTCTCCTGTAAGATCAACCCTGGCCATAAAGCCGGTCATTATGCCACAGGCTCCCCGTTTTGGGTGCGTTTTTCATAAAAGCGCCGCACGAATCCGGCCAGATCCCCCGCCGCGATCGCCGCACGCAGGCCCTGCATAAGTGACTGGTAGTAATACAGGTTGTGCAGTGTATTCAGGCGCGCGCCGAGTATCTCGTTGCATACCGCGAGATGACGCAGGTAGGCGCGGCTGTAGTTGCGGCAGGTATGACATCCGCAATGCTCGTCGAGGGGGCGCGTGTCCTTGCGGTAGGCGCTGTTGCGTATCCTGATGACGCCGCCCTCGACGAACAGATGCCCGTTGCGCGCGTTGCGCGTCGGCAGCACGCAATCGAACATGTCTATCCCGCGGCTCACCGCCTCGACGATATCCTCTGGCTTGCCCACCCCCATCAGATAGCGGGGCGCGCGTTCCGGCATTTCCGGCGCGAGAAAGTCGAGCACGCGCAGCATCTCGCCGCGCGGCTCGCCGACCGAGAGGCCGCCGATGGCATAGCCGTCGAACCCGATCGCGCGCAGCCCGCGCAGCGAACGCTCCCGCAGATCCTCGTACATGCCGCCCTGCACGATGCCGAACAGCGCCGCGCCGTTACGCTCGCCGTGGGCATCGAAGGCCGTGCGGCTGCGTTCCGCCCAGCGCAGCGACAGCTCCATCGATATGCGCGCCTCGTCCTCGGTGGCGGGATAGGGCGTGCATTCGTCGAACACCATGACGACGTCGACCCCGAGCGCCCGCTGGACGGCGATCGACTCCTCCGGACCGAGAAACACGGGCGCCCCGTCGACGGGCGAACGGAAATGGACGCCCTGCTCCGATAGCTTGCGCATGTCGCCGAGACTGAAGACCTGGTAGCCCCCCGAGTCGGTGAGGATCGGCCCGTCCCATGCCATGAACTCGTGCAGTCCGCCGTGCGCCGAAATCACTTCGACGCCGGGACGCAGCATCAGGTGAAAGGTATTGGACAGGATGATCTCCGCCCCCGTCGCCCGCAGTTCGTCCGGATCCATCGCCTTGACGGTTCCATAGGTGCCCACCGGCATGAATGCCGGGGTCTCGACCACCCCGCGCGCGAACTCGATGCGGCCGCGCCGAGCCGCGCCGTCGGTGGAAAGCAGGGTGAAATTCATGGCGTCACATGCAAGGTTGAAGGTTCACGATCCGAACGGAAAGCGATTATAAAGCACCGCCTGCCCTGCCCGACCAGTTCATTCACTTTACATTACCGCCCACGATCCTGTCCCGGCGGTCCGCCGCGGCTAAACGATCAGCATCGCATCGCCGTAGCTGAAGAACCGGTAACGCGCCGCGACCGCGTGGCGGTACGCCGACATCACCGATTCATAGCCGCCGAAGGCGCAGACCAGCATCAGCAGGGTGGAATGCGGCATGTGAAAATTGGTGATCATGCCGTCGACGGCCCGGAAACGGTATCCCGGCGTGATGAATATGTCCGTCTCCGCGCGCAACGGTTGCGGCCCCTCCGCGTCCGCCGCGGCTTCCAGCGCGCGCACGACCGTGGTGCCCACCGCGATCACGCGACCGCCGCGCGACCGCGCCGCACGCATCTCCGCGCAGGCCTGCGCGCCGACCTCGATCCGCTCGGCATGCATCCGGTGCCGGCCCAGGTCCTCACTACGCACCGGCTGGAAGGTGCCGGCGCCCACATGCAGCGTGATATGGGCGCGCAGGATACCGGCCGCATCGAGGCGGGAGAGCAGATCCGCGTCGAAATGCAGGCCGGCGGTCGGCGCGGCGACAGCGCCTTCGCTGCGGGCGAAAACCGTCTGATAACGTTCGCGGTCGAGCGCGTCGGCCGGCCGGGTGATGTACGGCGGCAGGGGCATGGCCCCGCTGGAATGCATGACTTCAGCGAAGCTGCGGCCGCCATCGAGGCGCAATTCATAGAATCCTCCGCTTACGCGCTGGAGGACCTCGGCCCCCACTCCACCCTCCAGCGCCACGCGGCCGCCGGTGCGCAGGGGTTTGCTCGCGCGGATCTGTACCAGCGCCGAGTCCGGTGCAAGCACGCGCTCGACCAGCACCTCGATGCGGCCGCCGGTGTCCTTGATACCGGACAGGCGCGCCGGCATGACGCGGGTGTCGTTGAAAACCAGCAGGTCGCCCGCCCGGAGCAGCGCGGGCAGGTCCGCGATCATGCTGTCGCGTACCTCCCCGCCGCACCGGTCGAGACACAGCAGGCGGCTGTGGCTGCGTACGGGCAACGGGGCCTGGGCGATGAGTTCCGCAGGCAACTCATAGAAAAAGTCGGATAAGCGCATCACTCTGGTGCAGGCGGGCAGAGGCCGGCGCTTGTGCTGATTGTTGTCATGTCCGTACGGGGGCTTGTATACTCACACGCTGCGCGCCGGGGTGGCGGAACAGGTAGACGCGCCGGACTCAAAATCCGGTGGTTTCACGACCGTGAGAGTTCGAGTCTCTCTCCCGGCACCACATGCACACGATACATCCGGCGAAAGATGCCGAGAGAATATACCATAACTGTCGTTCCATCCCGTTCCGCGGCGCCGTCGCGGAGCAACTGCCGTGCTGCATCCCCGGCATTCAGGATTCGGGCACACTGCCCGATACAATGGTGTCACCGAGGCCGCCAGCATTATCTGACACCGGCGGCCTCCTCTCCGATCTAACGACAAGAAGGTGCGACAGGTAATGACAGGCACGCGCTTTTCCCTCGAAGTCCGCCCGGTTATCCCGGGACGCCTCGGCAGACTTGAAGAACTCGCAAACGATTTGCTGTACAGCTGGGACAGCCAGGTCCGCGGCCTGTTCGTCCGCCTCGACTCCGATCTGTGGGAACGCTGCGGGCACAACCCCAAGGTGTTCCTGCGACGCATCTCGCAGCACATCCTGGAGACTGCCGCCGCCGACACGATCTACCTGCAGGACTATGACCGCATCCTCGCGGCCTATGACTCCTACCTGAAGCACCGCCACGCGGGCCGGCGCGGCCTGAGCATCTTCGATCCGGACACCGACCTGGTCGCGTACTTCTGCGCCGAATTCGGCCTGCACGAGAGTTTCCCGATCTACTCCGGCGGCCTCGGCATCCTGGCGGGAGACCACTGCAAGGCGGCAAGCGACCTCGGCATCCCCTTCGTCGCGGTCGGCCTGCTGTACCGCGAAGGCTACTTCCACCAGACCATAGACGGCAACGGCAACCAGGTCGCGCACTATTTCAACACCAGTCCCGAGGTCCTGCCCATCGCTCCGGCGCGCGACCCCGATGGCAAGGACGTGCACGTGCAGGTGGAACTGCCCGGCCGGCGCGTCGAGCTCAAGGTATGGAAGGCGAAGGCCGGCCACATCTCGCTCTATTTTCTCGACAGCGACCTGCCGTCGAACAACGACCATGACCGCCGCATCACCTATCAGCTCTATGGCGGCGACATCAACACCCGCATACAGCAGGAGATCGTGCTCGGCATCGGCGGCGTGCGTGCGCTGCGCGCGGTCGGGCTGTCGCCCACGGTCTGGCACATCAATGAGGGCCATGCCGCCTTCCAGATACTGGAACGCTGCCGGGACCGCATGCAGCAGGGGCTGAGCTTCGAAGCGGCGTGGGAACTGGTCGCCGCCGGCACCGTATTCACCACGCACACGCCAGTGCCGG harbors:
- the yajC gene encoding preprotein translocase subunit YajC, encoding MDFFISDAWAQAGGGAPAQSGFASLIPLILIFVIFYFLLLRPQMKRAKEHKKMVAALAKGDEVVTTGGLLGRITKVDDNFVSVEITDGVVVRMQKAAITTMLPKGTIGKDKGD
- the tgt gene encoding tRNA guanosine(34) transglycosylase Tgt, with the protein product MNFTLLSTDGAARRGRIEFARGVVETPAFMPVGTYGTVKAMDPDELRATGAEIILSNTFHLMLRPGVEVISAHGGLHEFMAWDGPILTDSGGYQVFSLGDMRKLSEQGVHFRSPVDGAPVFLGPEESIAVQRALGVDVVMVFDECTPYPATEDEARISMELSLRWAERSRTAFDAHGERNGAALFGIVQGGMYEDLRERSLRGLRAIGFDGYAIGGLSVGEPRGEMLRVLDFLAPEMPERAPRYLMGVGKPEDIVEAVSRGIDMFDCVLPTRNARNGHLFVEGGVIRIRNSAYRKDTRPLDEHCGCHTCRNYSRAYLRHLAVCNEILGARLNTLHNLYYYQSLMQGLRAAIAAGDLAGFVRRFYEKRTQNGEPVA
- the queA gene encoding tRNA preQ1(34) S-adenosylmethionine ribosyltransferase-isomerase QueA, coding for MRLSDFFYELPAELIAQAPLPVRSHSRLLCLDRCGGEVRDSMIADLPALLRAGDLLVFNDTRVMPARLSGIKDTGGRIEVLVERVLAPDSALVQIRASKPLRTGGRVALEGGVGAEVLQRVSGGFYELRLDGGRSFAEVMHSSGAMPLPPYITRPADALDRERYQTVFARSEGAVAAPTAGLHFDADLLSRLDAAGILRAHITLHVGAGTFQPVRSEDLGRHRMHAERIEVGAQACAEMRAARSRGGRVIAVGTTVVRALEAAADAEGPQPLRAETDIFITPGYRFRAVDGMITNFHMPHSTLLMLVCAFGGYESVMSAYRHAVAARYRFFSYGDAMLIV